Proteins from one Planctomyces sp. SH-PL62 genomic window:
- a CDS encoding PrkA family serine protein kinase yields MSAGSDLISLVARRQNPEEYKQQHWSGSFAEYLDLVRQDPAVTRTAYQRLYDMIMSKGTSEIVVNKETLTRYKFFDDPDEGGQDAIFGLERTMISLVNVLKSAAHGYGTERRVLLLHGPVGSSKSTLARLLKKGIERYSHTEEGRLFSFGWKDVGPEGEPTVQDCPMHEEPLHLVPRDVRVEVLARLLEGKTHAYDLNIVGDLCPFCRQMFNDRMERYSGDWARVVEDVQVRRLILSEQDRIGIGTFQPKDEKNQDATELTGDINYRKIAEYGTESDPRAFNFDGEFNISNRGIIEFIEVLKLDVAFLYDLLGASQEHKIKPKKFAQTDIDEVIIGHTNEPEYKKLQSNEFMEALRDRTVKIDVPYVTRLSDEIQIYEKDYNERKVRGKRLAPHTLEVAAMWAVLTRLEEPKNAGLTLMQKLKLYNGKTLPGFTEDNIKELREESEREGMQGISPRYVQDKISNALVAHPTERSINPFMVLNELESGLKHHSLINSEETRKHYRHLLSLVKEEYEDMVKNEVQRAIAADEDALTRLCGNYIDNVKAYTQREKVRNKYTGQSEEPDERLMRSIEEKIDIPESRKDDFRREIMNYIGALSLDGRKFDYRTNERLQKALELKLFQDQKDTIKLTSLVSSVVDKDTQEKIDIVKARLIRNYGYDEDSATDVLNYVASIFARGDVKRGSH; encoded by the coding sequence ATGTCCGCAGGATCGGATCTCATCTCACTGGTCGCACGGCGTCAGAACCCCGAGGAATACAAGCAACAGCACTGGAGCGGCTCCTTCGCGGAGTACCTCGACCTCGTCCGCCAGGACCCCGCCGTCACGCGAACGGCGTACCAACGGCTCTATGACATGATCATGAGCAAGGGGACCTCGGAGATCGTCGTCAATAAAGAGACGCTCACCCGCTATAAGTTCTTCGACGATCCCGACGAAGGGGGCCAGGATGCGATCTTCGGCCTTGAACGGACGATGATCAGCCTGGTCAACGTCCTCAAGAGCGCCGCGCACGGCTACGGCACGGAGCGTCGCGTACTGCTGCTGCACGGCCCCGTGGGCAGCTCCAAGAGCACGCTGGCGCGACTCCTCAAGAAGGGCATCGAACGCTACTCGCACACCGAGGAGGGCCGCCTCTTCAGCTTCGGGTGGAAGGACGTCGGCCCGGAAGGGGAGCCGACGGTCCAGGATTGCCCGATGCACGAGGAGCCGCTTCACCTCGTCCCGCGCGACGTCCGGGTCGAAGTCCTGGCCCGTCTCCTGGAAGGGAAGACCCACGCCTACGACCTCAATATCGTCGGCGACCTCTGCCCGTTCTGCCGCCAGATGTTCAACGACCGGATGGAACGCTATTCCGGGGACTGGGCCCGCGTCGTCGAAGACGTTCAGGTCCGCCGCCTGATCCTCTCCGAGCAGGACCGCATCGGCATCGGCACGTTCCAGCCGAAAGACGAGAAGAACCAGGACGCTACCGAACTGACCGGCGACATCAACTACCGGAAGATCGCCGAGTACGGCACCGAGAGCGACCCCCGCGCGTTCAATTTCGACGGCGAGTTCAACATCTCCAATCGCGGCATCATCGAGTTCATCGAGGTCCTGAAGCTCGACGTCGCTTTCCTCTACGACCTCCTGGGGGCCAGCCAGGAGCACAAGATCAAGCCCAAGAAGTTCGCGCAGACCGACATCGACGAGGTCATCATCGGGCATACCAACGAGCCCGAGTACAAGAAGCTCCAGTCGAACGAGTTCATGGAAGCCCTTCGCGACCGGACGGTCAAGATCGACGTCCCCTACGTCACCCGGCTCAGCGACGAGATCCAGATCTACGAGAAGGACTACAACGAGCGGAAAGTCCGAGGCAAGCGGTTGGCGCCCCACACCCTCGAGGTCGCCGCCATGTGGGCCGTCCTGACTCGTCTCGAAGAGCCCAAGAACGCCGGCTTGACGCTGATGCAGAAGCTCAAGCTTTACAACGGAAAGACCCTCCCCGGCTTCACCGAGGACAACATCAAGGAACTTCGCGAGGAGTCCGAACGCGAAGGGATGCAGGGGATCAGCCCGCGATACGTGCAGGACAAGATCTCCAACGCGCTCGTCGCCCATCCCACGGAACGGTCGATCAACCCGTTCATGGTCCTCAACGAGCTGGAATCCGGCCTCAAACACCACTCCCTGATCAACAGCGAGGAGACCCGGAAGCATTACCGGCACCTCCTCTCCCTGGTCAAGGAGGAGTACGAGGACATGGTCAAGAACGAGGTCCAGCGCGCCATCGCCGCCGACGAGGACGCCCTGACCCGCCTCTGCGGCAATTACATCGACAACGTGAAGGCGTACACCCAGCGCGAGAAGGTCCGGAACAAGTATACGGGTCAATCCGAGGAGCCCGACGAGCGGCTGATGCGGTCGATCGAGGAGAAGATCGACATCCCGGAGAGCCGCAAGGACGACTTCCGGCGCGAGATCATGAACTACATCGGGGCCCTGTCCCTCGACGGCCGGAAGTTTGACTACCGGACCAACGAGCGGCTTCAGAAGGCCCTGGAACTGAAGCTGTTCCAGGACCAGAAGGACACGATCAAGCTCACGAGCCTGGTCTCCAGCGTGGTCGACAAGGACACTCAGGAAAAGATCGACATCGTGAAGGCCCGCCTGATCCGGAACTACGGATACGACGAGGATTCGGCGACCGACGTGTTGAATTACGTCGCCAGCATCTTCGCCCGCGGCGACGTCAAACGCGGCAGCCATTGA